Genomic window (Leptospira kirschneri serovar Cynopteri str. 3522 CT):
AATCTTTTTTTTATCCAGACAAATTTTAGAAACCTCTCTGATAACCCTAGGAGTTAAGGTTCCTTTATCGTAATCAGAAAGAATCACTGCATCCGCAGAATCGATTCTTTCTAAGAAAGCTTTAAGAAGTTCGTTTTCTTCGTTTGAATTGATCGGTTTTAATTCCTCTTTATCGATCCTACAGACTTGTTGATGTCCCGCGATCACCCTCGTTTTTACAATCGTAGGAACACCTTCGGATGCGATCAGAAAGTTACGGTCCTTATCTGTGTTTTCATGAAGTAAAAGACCAGCAAGATTTTTCGCTCTTTCATCTTTTCCGGTTCTTCCAAGAACGACTGACTTTACGCCTAAACTTGATAAATTTTTAACTACGTTTCCCGCCCCGCCTAAAGTAATCTTTTCTGTACGGACCCAGACAACTGGAACGGGAGCTTCCGGAGAAATTCGACTTACTTCTCCAATAAGATATTCATCCAAGATAAAATCTCCGATCACGATCACTTTTAAATTTTTAAGATTGGCCGTTGAAGTTTGAAAGCGATTTCTATTTAGATAATACAAATTCTACCGATCCTTGGGATTTTGATTTACGGTTTCTGTCTAAGCAGTTATAGTATGCTTCCTGTGTCAATCACTACTGTCCCAATCTTTCCGTTACCGGAAATCATTCTGTTTCCAGGGACATACTTACCTCTCCATATTTTCGAACCTAGATATAGATTGATGTTAGACTATTGTATGGAATCAAGCGAAGAACTAGCCATTGCTCCCTTACTCAGCAAATCTAAAATGTTAT
Coding sequences:
- the rfaE1 gene encoding D-glycero-beta-D-manno-heptose-7-phosphate kinase; this encodes MYYLNRNRFQTSTANLKNLKVIVIGDFILDEYLIGEVSRISPEAPVPVVWVRTEKITLGGAGNVVKNLSSLGVKSVVLGRTGKDERAKNLAGLLLHENTDKDRNFLIASEGVPTIVKTRVIAGHQQVCRIDKEELKPINSNEENELLKAFLERIDSADAVILSDYDKGTLTPRVIREVSKICLDKKKIVTVDPQVSHFFLYKGVSILTPNHHEAGKAIGKKLENDSEILNAAEEISEKLSCPSLMITRGEKGMSLYLSSNKEMFHIPTVAKEVFDVTGAGDTVISTYTAYHAAGLNELEASIVSNAAAGVVVGKLSAETVTPEELEFSLQSMGSFEN